The Acidobacteriota bacterium genome has a segment encoding these proteins:
- a CDS encoding cupin domain-containing protein, whose translation MDRSKIILVLAVVLAVIIAAIVFHYLPRLSSFWQQADERELQRREVPFIAQDLTRRLADIEQRSDFTSDLSFSLFENGEVSFHVHAMQARQICPLHVHNNSEECDFIIKGKAKIHSVVTEEGGSRGPQRRGEILLEKNGLFYAPPGSPHEFLNATDEVLACLVISTPPFQGNLYLKEDSISGEPWSSGSSGSTICSYQDLSSRADSMVGAGAGQVAVGRVDAFKNVEMRLMRTSSPLDENMARGHDLVIIYFRGEALFEILDRKIELHPTYFLGIPVGTKFRITPREASQDSCLLCIYLRPS comes from the coding sequence ATGGACAGATCGAAGATCATCCTGGTCCTGGCAGTCGTTCTTGCGGTGATCATCGCGGCGATAGTTTTTCATTACCTTCCGCGGCTGTCATCTTTCTGGCAGCAGGCGGATGAGAGGGAATTGCAGAGGAGAGAAGTTCCTTTCATTGCCCAAGATCTCACACGGAGGCTGGCCGACATCGAGCAACGGAGCGATTTTACTTCCGATCTTTCTTTTTCTCTATTCGAGAATGGAGAGGTCAGCTTTCATGTTCATGCCATGCAGGCGAGGCAGATCTGCCCGCTTCATGTTCACAATAACAGTGAGGAATGCGACTTCATCATAAAAGGGAAAGCGAAGATTCATAGCGTCGTCACTGAGGAAGGCGGCTCGAGAGGCCCTCAACGCAGAGGTGAAATTCTTCTCGAAAAAAACGGTCTCTTTTACGCTCCTCCTGGAAGCCCTCATGAATTCTTAAACGCCACTGACGAGGTTCTTGCCTGCCTTGTCATATCGACACCTCCTTTTCAGGGAAATCTCTATCTCAAAGAGGATTCCATCTCCGGGGAGCCATGGAGCTCCGGAAGTTCTGGAAGCACTATCTGTTCCTACCAAGATCTTTCCTCCAGAGCGGATTCAATGGTGGGAGCAGGGGCAGGGCAGGTTGCAGTGGGCAGAGTCGATGCCTTTAAGAATGTCGAGATGCGGTTAATGAGGACGAGCTCTCCTTTAGATGAAAACATGGCGAGAGGGCACGACTTGGTCATCATCTATTTCAGAGGGGAAGCTCTCTTTGAGATTCTCGATCGCAAGATCGAGCTTCATCCGACCTACTTTCTTGGAATTCCGGTGGGAACGAAATTCAGGATCACGCCACGGGAAGCTTCACAGGATTCCTGCCTGTTGTGCATTTACCTCAGACCGTCATAA